The following proteins are encoded in a genomic region of Bosea beijingensis:
- a CDS encoding ABC transporter ATP-binding protein, whose translation MLDIEGLRISIQTHDGILRPVRHFDLTLERGETHAIVGESGCGKSMTALAIMRLLKPGIRVDAEKLELSGVSLLGLSPKRLRALRGERIAMIFQDPMTALDPCYRIGDQMTEVFRQHRAVGRREALDRAVDLLGKVGVPSPAERVRQFPQQLSGGLRQRVMIAMALLCEPELIIADEPTTALDVTTQGQILRLLKTIQQETGVGLILITHDVGVVSAMADRVTVMYGGEVVETGRCHEVLGSPSHPYTEGLLRSIPMLGQDREAPLGFIPGMVPRQKGELARCGFLERCPYANSECAAKPILLRSFAPRRKARCLRSEEIQASDGSVWLGQAEAAA comes from the coding sequence TTGCTCGACATCGAAGGGCTGCGGATCAGCATTCAGACCCATGATGGGATTCTGCGTCCCGTGCGGCATTTCGACCTGACACTGGAGCGCGGAGAAACCCATGCCATCGTCGGCGAATCCGGCTGCGGCAAAAGCATGACGGCCCTCGCCATCATGCGCCTGTTGAAGCCCGGCATCCGGGTCGATGCGGAGAAGCTGGAACTCTCTGGCGTGTCACTTCTCGGTCTTTCGCCGAAGCGGCTTCGGGCGCTGCGCGGTGAGCGCATCGCGATGATCTTTCAGGATCCGATGACAGCGCTCGATCCGTGCTATCGGATCGGCGACCAAATGACCGAGGTCTTCCGTCAGCATCGTGCGGTAGGCCGCCGCGAGGCCCTGGACAGGGCGGTCGATCTCCTTGGGAAGGTTGGCGTCCCATCGCCAGCGGAACGCGTCCGGCAATTTCCGCAGCAGCTATCGGGCGGCCTGCGGCAGCGCGTCATGATCGCCATGGCGCTACTCTGCGAACCTGAGCTCATCATCGCCGATGAACCGACCACCGCTCTCGACGTGACCACTCAAGGGCAGATCCTCCGGCTGCTCAAAACAATCCAACAGGAGACGGGTGTCGGCCTGATCCTGATTACCCATGATGTAGGCGTAGTGTCCGCTATGGCCGACCGAGTGACGGTGATGTACGGCGGCGAAGTCGTCGAGACCGGCCGCTGTCATGAGGTCCTCGGCTCGCCGTCGCATCCCTATACGGAGGGACTGCTGCGCTCCATCCCGATGTTGGGACAGGACCGTGAGGCGCCGCTCGGGTTCATCCCGGGGATGGTGCCCAGGCAAAAGGGCGAACTTGCGCGCTGCGGCTTTCTGGAGCGGTGTCCCTACGCAAATTCGGAATGCGCCGCGAAGCCAATCTTGCTGCGAAGTTTCGCTCCCCGGCGAAAGGCACGCTGCCTGCGCTCGGAAGAGATACAAGCGAGTGACGGTTCCGTCTGGCTTGGCCAAGCGGAGGCCGCAGCATGA
- a CDS encoding ABC transporter permease, which translates to MALVTDSTITVELPLSARRILLRRALAHRSLVVGSTILFVIVLLSMLAPFLTSADPTLQNLAQRFVPPVWNVAGSWGHPLGTDSLGRDNFARLLYGARISLLVGILTVALSALIGTTLGICAGYFGGRVDAVITFVITVRLALPVTLVALVVVALVGSSLQLLILVIGLLLWDQFAIVSRSATQQLMSREFITAARTIGSSHWRTLLVEILPNIRGPLIVVVSLELAHAILAESALSFLGLGVQPPALSWGLMISEAKNQLMFRPWIVAIPGVGLILLILAINLIGDALRDLTAPEGRAG; encoded by the coding sequence ATGGCTCTCGTCACAGACAGCACGATCACGGTCGAACTGCCGCTGTCAGCGAGGCGCATCCTTTTGCGCAGAGCGCTGGCGCACCGGAGCCTCGTCGTCGGAAGCACGATTCTCTTTGTGATCGTCCTTCTATCGATGCTCGCTCCGTTCCTGACCTCGGCGGATCCAACCTTGCAGAATCTGGCACAACGTTTTGTGCCGCCCGTCTGGAACGTCGCCGGGAGCTGGGGTCACCCGCTTGGGACCGACAGCCTGGGCCGGGACAATTTCGCGCGATTGCTTTACGGCGCCCGGATCTCGCTCCTGGTCGGCATACTGACAGTCGCGCTCTCAGCGTTGATCGGCACGACGCTGGGTATCTGCGCGGGCTACTTCGGCGGACGTGTTGATGCGGTGATCACCTTCGTGATCACCGTTCGGTTAGCGCTTCCGGTTACGCTCGTGGCACTCGTGGTCGTGGCGCTGGTCGGTAGCTCGCTTCAACTCCTGATCCTCGTCATCGGGCTCCTGCTGTGGGATCAGTTCGCGATCGTCTCACGCAGTGCAACGCAGCAATTGATGAGCCGCGAGTTCATCACGGCGGCCCGTACGATCGGCAGCTCGCACTGGCGCACCCTTCTGGTGGAGATCCTGCCCAATATTCGAGGGCCGTTGATCGTCGTCGTCTCTCTGGAGCTCGCCCATGCGATCCTGGCGGAGTCAGCTTTGTCATTCCTTGGACTTGGCGTGCAACCGCCGGCTCTGTCCTGGGGTCTGATGATCTCCGAGGCCAAGAACCAGCTGATGTTCCGCCCCTGGATCGTCGCGATCCCCGGTGTCGGACTTATCCTGCTCATTCTGGCGATCAACCTGATCGGCGATGCCCTGCGCGACCTGACAGCTCCGGAGGGCCGCGCCGGATGA
- a CDS encoding ABC transporter permease, with amino-acid sequence MLTFTVRRGLLTLGVIFVTSVIAFLLVHLSGDPAAAMVGEGASAADVAAARTLYGFDRPLVQQYGEWVARLLSGDFGRSFYLRMNVSEIIFDHLRVTGTLSLTALAFALTLSIPLGVLAALRPGSLIDRFSLVLAVAGQSMPSFIFALGLSYFFGVYLGWLPISGAQSWQHYVLPSIALGYYSTPALMRLTRSGMIEVLESDHVRTARAYGLAPWRVVIRHGLRHAMAPVVALVAVQLGFMLGGSVVIETIFQLNGIGQLAWESIQRADIEVIQAILLFAATTYAILTFMADLANVMIDPRIRVS; translated from the coding sequence ATGCTGACCTTTACGGTGAGGCGCGGGCTGCTGACGCTTGGCGTGATCTTCGTCACCTCGGTTATTGCCTTCCTGCTCGTCCATCTTTCGGGCGATCCCGCGGCGGCGATGGTGGGAGAGGGAGCCTCAGCAGCTGATGTCGCAGCGGCCAGGACGCTATATGGCTTCGATCGGCCTCTCGTACAGCAATACGGCGAATGGGTTGCTCGGCTGCTATCGGGCGATTTCGGGCGGTCCTTCTATCTGCGCATGAACGTCAGCGAGATCATTTTCGATCACCTCCGGGTGACGGGCACATTAAGTCTCACCGCCCTTGCCTTTGCCCTGACCCTCTCGATCCCCCTCGGGGTGTTGGCGGCTCTCCGTCCCGGATCACTGATCGACCGCTTCTCGCTGGTGCTGGCCGTAGCCGGGCAGTCGATGCCGTCCTTCATCTTCGCCTTGGGGCTCAGCTACTTCTTCGGCGTCTATCTTGGCTGGCTGCCAATCTCTGGGGCGCAGAGCTGGCAACATTACGTACTGCCTTCGATAGCGCTTGGGTATTACTCGACGCCGGCCCTGATGCGCCTGACCCGCTCGGGAATGATCGAGGTCCTGGAGTCGGACCATGTCCGCACCGCACGCGCTTATGGATTGGCGCCCTGGCGGGTTGTGATCCGTCATGGACTGCGCCACGCGATGGCGCCGGTCGTTGCGCTCGTGGCTGTCCAGCTCGGCTTCATGCTCGGCGGCTCCGTCGTGATCGAGACGATCTTCCAACTTAACGGCATCGGCCAACTGGCCTGGGAATCGATCCAGCGCGCCGATATCGAGGTGATCCAGGCGATCTTGCTATTTGCCGCCACAACCTATGCGATCCTGACTTTCATGGCCGATCTGGCGAACGTCATGATCGACCCGCGTATCCGGGTGTCGTGA
- a CDS encoding ABC transporter substrate-binding protein, with translation MRFGLFAPASLAALLLSSPVQAGKANDTLTWTTSSEVETADIYYGNSREALITAYSQCDTLIHRDPISQEYKPLLATSWKWIEPTVLELELRKGVKFHNGADFTANDVAYTLNHVAAPDSNMVLRVLVDWIKNVEVVAPYRVRIHTNAPTPAAFEYLSGTTPIYPAGHYEKAPEVPAAGGKVRKDWGAVQPVCTGPYKLTQFRAGQTLTLEKNAAYFDGSPKGKPSIGKIVFRTIKDPETQVAELVSGGVDWVWGVPKENAAPLAAMGNLKVSAAPTMRISFLMVDSAGRSGDSPLKDVRVRQAMAHAIDRQAIAKDLVGDSSIVQEAMCVPLQFGCDTKVKQYEYNPARAKDLLREAGYPNGLKLDFYAYRDRPFSEAVTNYLRAVGIETNIQFLTWRALRPLVQSGKAGLTHMTYGSNGILDASASAGYYFNGDVEDYARDAELTATLKQAEGTVDETQRKHLYTRALSRIADQAYAIPLFIYGRTYAFNRQLDYPVTSDELAHFYLGKWN, from the coding sequence ATGAGATTTGGTCTTTTTGCCCCAGCCAGCCTTGCTGCACTGTTGCTGAGTTCGCCTGTTCAAGCCGGCAAGGCCAATGACACGCTGACTTGGACGACGTCGAGCGAAGTAGAGACGGCGGATATCTATTATGGCAACTCGCGCGAAGCGTTGATCACCGCCTATTCTCAATGTGACACGCTGATCCATCGCGACCCGATCTCACAAGAGTACAAGCCGCTCCTCGCCACGAGCTGGAAGTGGATCGAGCCCACCGTCCTGGAACTTGAGCTTCGCAAGGGTGTGAAGTTCCACAACGGAGCGGATTTCACGGCAAATGACGTTGCCTACACGCTCAATCATGTGGCGGCGCCGGACAGTAACATGGTGCTGCGCGTGCTGGTCGACTGGATCAAGAACGTGGAGGTGGTCGCTCCCTATCGAGTGCGTATTCACACCAACGCGCCAACGCCGGCCGCCTTCGAATATCTTTCGGGAACGACGCCAATCTATCCCGCTGGGCATTACGAGAAGGCGCCCGAAGTTCCGGCCGCCGGCGGCAAGGTGCGCAAGGATTGGGGGGCGGTACAGCCCGTCTGCACCGGCCCCTACAAGCTCACCCAGTTTCGAGCGGGCCAGACCCTGACTTTGGAGAAGAATGCCGCCTATTTCGACGGCAGCCCGAAGGGGAAGCCAAGCATCGGCAAGATTGTTTTCCGGACAATCAAGGACCCGGAGACCCAGGTCGCCGAACTCGTATCCGGCGGTGTGGACTGGGTTTGGGGCGTACCCAAGGAGAATGCGGCTCCGCTGGCCGCGATGGGCAACCTTAAGGTTTCCGCCGCTCCGACCATGCGCATTTCCTTCCTGATGGTAGATTCCGCCGGCCGGAGCGGCGACAGCCCATTGAAGGACGTGCGGGTGCGTCAGGCGATGGCCCACGCCATTGATCGCCAGGCGATCGCAAAGGACCTGGTTGGCGATTCCTCCATCGTCCAGGAGGCGATGTGCGTGCCACTGCAGTTCGGCTGCGACACCAAGGTTAAACAGTACGAATACAATCCCGCGCGAGCAAAGGATCTCCTTAGGGAAGCAGGGTACCCGAACGGCCTGAAGCTCGATTTCTACGCGTATCGCGACAGGCCGTTCTCCGAGGCCGTAACGAACTATCTGCGCGCAGTCGGGATCGAGACCAACATCCAGTTCTTGACCTGGCGAGCACTCAGGCCGCTGGTCCAAAGCGGAAAAGCCGGGCTCACGCACATGACCTACGGCTCCAACGGGATCTTGGATGCGTCTGCATCCGCCGGCTACTATTTCAATGGCGATGTCGAAGATTATGCGCGCGATGCCGAGCTCACGGCCACACTGAAGCAAGCTGAAGGCACCGTCGACGAGACGCAGCGCAAACACCTCTACACCAGGGCGCTGAGCCGGATTGCGGACCAAGCCTACGCCATACCGCTCTTCATCTATGGGCGGACCTACGCCTTCAACAGGCAACTCGACTATCCGGTAACGTCGGACGAGCTCGCGCACTTCTATCTCGGCAAGTGGAACTGA
- a CDS encoding LysR family transcriptional regulator has translation MKMFNFRGLEALVAFVEAGSIAKAAEQLDRTPPQIGRLLNALEAELGFTVFDRRSKPLALTKEGRNFALQVKVALAGVGRLGAVARQLRSMERAHLRILTAPFLAPALVIDAIGRVAQRYPEFTAEIDSRIRLDIEEWIQKESFDIGIAVLPIQSAAFRTEPLIEVEAMCAMSVGHPLAERAVVEFEDLIGLELVMQHPRSKVRTFIEGLARQRGTNLDIRFEAPNGIIATQMVARGLGCGIIDPLVAQSAGAANLVLRPFRPSLKISYGFVFPEWVVPSPLINSLMDEIRRACTSGDASRLRNLV, from the coding sequence ATGAAAATGTTTAATTTCAGGGGCTTGGAAGCGCTGGTGGCGTTCGTCGAAGCTGGCTCGATCGCGAAGGCGGCCGAACAGCTTGATCGAACGCCCCCTCAAATTGGCAGACTCCTGAATGCCCTGGAGGCAGAACTGGGCTTCACGGTCTTCGACCGCCGGTCGAAGCCGCTCGCACTGACCAAGGAGGGACGAAATTTTGCTCTCCAAGTTAAGGTGGCGCTGGCTGGTGTTGGGCGCCTTGGAGCTGTCGCGCGGCAGTTGCGTTCGATGGAGCGAGCACATCTGCGCATCTTGACGGCCCCATTCCTCGCACCGGCACTGGTGATCGATGCAATCGGCCGGGTCGCACAGCGTTACCCGGAATTCACCGCTGAGATCGATTCCCGTATCAGACTCGACATCGAAGAGTGGATCCAGAAGGAGAGCTTCGACATTGGTATCGCCGTGTTGCCCATACAGAGCGCGGCATTCCGGACGGAACCCCTGATAGAAGTCGAAGCCATGTGCGCAATGTCCGTCGGGCATCCGCTCGCGGAGCGTGCAGTTGTTGAATTCGAGGACCTTATTGGCCTCGAACTTGTCATGCAGCACCCGCGTTCTAAAGTGCGCACCTTCATTGAAGGCCTGGCAAGGCAGCGCGGCACCAATCTGGATATCCGTTTCGAAGCTCCAAACGGTATCATTGCCACTCAGATGGTTGCTCGCGGCTTGGGCTGCGGCATCATAGATCCGCTTGTGGCGCAGTCTGCCGGCGCGGCCAACCTTGTGCTCCGGCCTTTCAGGCCGTCGCTTAAAATCTCCTATGGCTTTGTTTTCCCCGAATGGGTTGTACCCTCGCCGCTGATCAACAGTCTGATGGACGAAATCCGGCGCGCCTGCACAAGCGGCGACGCCAGCCGCCTCAGAAACCTTGTGTGA
- a CDS encoding metal-dependent hydrolase family protein: MDDLLLTNACVMDVIAGTVSSEREVLIRHGRIAEIGEPTVGASSAQRLDLRGRVLMPGLCDAHVHVIVPMNSFKLLTTWSPFYTAIRALPILEGMLMRGFTTVRDGGGAEFGLARAVEEGLIPSPRILYSGKALSQSGGHGDMRGAGENAYDGHYAVPSLGRVCNGVPEVRAAARDELRRGASQVKIMAGGGIASYTDPIDNDQFSEEEIRAAVEEAAMANRYVMAHTYTARQIARAVRFGVRSVEHCNFLDDEAASLIAERDAFMVPTLVAYETMWQEGLEIGMPPELHAKIKTVLDVGSASLEVAARHKLNMAYGTDLIGPLHRHQTLEFKIRSEVLSVAEVIRSATCYAADLFQMPGQLGVVAVGARADLLAVDGNPLDDINLLVGQGEKLDLILKDGRIYKNRLS; encoded by the coding sequence ATGGACGATCTTCTTCTCACCAATGCCTGTGTCATGGATGTGATCGCCGGCACGGTCTCGTCAGAGCGCGAGGTGCTCATCAGACATGGGCGTATCGCCGAAATCGGGGAACCGACGGTAGGCGCGTCTTCCGCTCAGCGACTCGATCTGCGCGGCCGCGTGCTGATGCCCGGCCTTTGTGATGCGCACGTCCATGTGATCGTGCCGATGAACAGCTTCAAGCTGCTGACAACCTGGTCCCCATTTTACACAGCCATCCGCGCTCTCCCGATATTGGAGGGCATGCTGATGCGCGGCTTCACGACGGTGCGAGATGGCGGTGGCGCTGAGTTCGGACTTGCCCGTGCGGTCGAAGAGGGGCTCATTCCGTCGCCGCGCATTCTCTACAGCGGCAAGGCACTCTCCCAATCAGGCGGCCATGGTGACATGCGCGGCGCGGGTGAGAATGCCTATGACGGCCACTACGCCGTTCCGAGCCTAGGGCGCGTTTGCAACGGTGTCCCCGAGGTCAGAGCGGCCGCGCGGGACGAACTCCGGCGCGGCGCCTCCCAGGTCAAGATCATGGCCGGGGGTGGGATCGCCTCATACACCGATCCGATCGACAACGATCAGTTCTCGGAAGAGGAAATCCGCGCTGCGGTCGAGGAGGCGGCCATGGCGAACCGCTACGTCATGGCTCACACCTATACGGCCCGCCAAATCGCCCGAGCGGTTCGTTTCGGCGTCCGCTCTGTCGAGCACTGCAATTTTCTCGACGACGAGGCCGCGAGCCTGATCGCTGAACGGGATGCTTTCATGGTGCCAACGCTCGTCGCCTACGAGACGATGTGGCAGGAGGGCCTTGAGATCGGCATGCCTCCCGAGCTTCACGCGAAGATCAAGACTGTGCTCGACGTTGGCTCAGCATCTCTCGAGGTGGCCGCACGCCATAAACTGAACATGGCCTATGGGACGGATCTAATCGGGCCGCTGCACCGGCATCAGACCCTGGAATTTAAGATCAGATCCGAGGTGCTGTCGGTCGCGGAAGTGATCCGCTCCGCGACTTGTTACGCGGCAGATCTGTTTCAGATGCCAGGGCAATTGGGCGTTGTGGCGGTCGGGGCACGAGCAGATCTTCTCGCTGTCGACGGCAATCCGCTGGACGATATCAACCTGCTGGTAGGCCAGGGAGAAAAACTCGATCTGATCTTGAAGGACGGACGAATCTACAAGAACCGGCTTTCGTAA
- a CDS encoding 4-hydroxyproline epimerase yields the protein MKRHSFFCIDAHTCGNPVRVVAGGAPILAGLDMAQRRQRFVSEHDWVRRALMFEPRGHDAMSGSILYPPSRSDCDLGILFIEVSGCLPMCGHGTIGTVTVAIEEGLVQPATPGRMKLEVPAGVVSVDFTQKDGYVDQVRLFNVASYLHAADVKLDIPGLGELVVDVAYGGNYYVIIEPQPNWSGLDGMRASEITKLSPIVRAAAQEAVAPVHPDNSLIAGVSHVMWTDGPKNARAHARNAVFYGDGGIDRSPCGTGSSARMAQRHAKGLMAVGDEFIHESLIGTMFDCRLESAALVGTSPAIMPSVAGWARITGHNTIFVDERDPLRHGFSLE from the coding sequence ATGAAACGGCACTCGTTCTTCTGTATCGACGCGCACACCTGCGGCAATCCAGTCAGGGTTGTGGCAGGAGGAGCGCCCATACTGGCCGGGCTGGATATGGCGCAGCGGCGGCAGCGGTTCGTTTCTGAACACGACTGGGTTAGGCGCGCCTTGATGTTCGAACCGCGGGGCCACGATGCGATGTCAGGCTCGATACTCTACCCACCTTCCCGCTCTGATTGCGATCTCGGCATCCTGTTTATCGAGGTCAGCGGGTGCCTCCCGATGTGCGGGCACGGAACGATCGGAACGGTGACAGTCGCCATCGAAGAGGGCCTCGTTCAGCCCGCAACTCCGGGACGTATGAAACTAGAAGTGCCTGCCGGCGTGGTTTCCGTCGATTTCACTCAGAAGGACGGATACGTCGACCAGGTCAGGCTGTTCAACGTGGCCAGCTATCTACATGCGGCAGACGTGAAATTAGACATTCCAGGATTAGGAGAGTTAGTTGTCGACGTTGCCTATGGCGGCAATTACTATGTGATCATCGAGCCACAACCCAATTGGAGTGGTCTGGATGGAATGAGGGCTTCTGAGATCACGAAGCTCAGTCCGATCGTTCGGGCAGCAGCACAAGAAGCCGTCGCACCGGTTCATCCCGACAATTCGCTTATCGCGGGCGTGAGCCATGTGATGTGGACCGATGGTCCCAAAAATGCGCGAGCTCATGCACGCAATGCAGTCTTTTACGGAGATGGAGGAATTGACCGTTCCCCTTGCGGAACCGGCTCTTCCGCACGAATGGCCCAGCGGCATGCCAAAGGGCTTATGGCCGTAGGCGACGAGTTCATTCATGAGAGCCTCATCGGTACGATGTTCGACTGCAGGCTCGAATCTGCTGCGCTTGTTGGAACGTCCCCGGCCATCATGCCGAGCGTCGCAGGTTGGGCACGCATCACCGGGCATAACACGATCTTTGTCGATGAGCGGGATCCATTACGACATGGGTTTTCTTTAGAGTAA
- a CDS encoding NAD(P)/FAD-dependent oxidoreductase, producing the protein MAKIVIVGAGIVGLCCARSALADGHLVTVVDPEPHGDKASFGNAGGIAITEIIPASTPAVFARLPGWLLDPLGPVAVRPQHLVKLLPFLWRFARSSSQAEVSRITKVLAGLLASAAIDIGDLLTEMDLSHDLQRAGALWVYRNAAAFERDGPDRELRRSFGIVLDEMDGCAARALEPSLGPSVLRAVLAPQWSHLTDPRRLTVTLQKRLEANGVNFERQRALAVRRDILECEYQHISFDHLVIAAGAWSGQLARSVGDRVLLESERGYNLTLPHPGIDVTRELIFAEDAFVATPMDMGLRIGGAAEFAGLDAPPDFRRSDALARRARAYLPDLNLRGGAPWAGHRPATPDSLPVLGQSPRRSDVIYAFGHGHCGLTMAPTTGRLVADIIAGRPTSVDLSPCSISRFGA; encoded by the coding sequence ATGGCGAAGATTGTTATTGTAGGCGCTGGTATCGTCGGTTTGTGCTGCGCTCGCTCAGCGTTAGCCGACGGACATTTGGTTACGGTCGTCGATCCCGAGCCTCACGGTGACAAGGCATCCTTCGGAAATGCCGGCGGTATCGCGATAACCGAGATTATCCCTGCCTCAACCCCAGCCGTTTTTGCCCGGCTGCCCGGTTGGTTGCTTGACCCATTAGGACCGGTCGCGGTGCGTCCCCAGCACCTAGTGAAGCTTTTGCCATTTCTGTGGCGGTTCGCGCGATCGAGCTCACAGGCTGAGGTGAGCCGCATCACAAAGGTTCTAGCCGGGCTCCTGGCTTCCGCTGCCATCGATATTGGCGACTTATTGACAGAGATGGACCTCTCTCACGACCTTCAGCGTGCGGGCGCCTTGTGGGTTTACCGCAATGCCGCCGCGTTTGAGCGTGACGGGCCCGATCGCGAGCTTCGTCGCAGCTTCGGCATCGTCCTGGACGAGATGGACGGATGTGCGGCACGAGCGCTAGAGCCTTCACTGGGGCCTTCAGTCTTGCGCGCAGTGCTCGCTCCGCAATGGTCTCACCTTACCGATCCACGAAGGCTCACAGTAACATTACAGAAGAGGCTCGAAGCAAACGGCGTAAACTTCGAACGGCAGCGGGCACTGGCGGTCCGACGGGATATCCTTGAATGCGAATATCAGCACATTAGCTTCGACCATTTGGTTATCGCAGCTGGTGCCTGGTCGGGACAACTGGCCCGAAGTGTGGGTGATCGGGTGCTGCTCGAGTCCGAGCGAGGTTATAACCTGACGTTGCCGCATCCCGGAATTGACGTGACGCGCGAGCTTATATTCGCTGAAGACGCGTTCGTTGCTACTCCGATGGACATGGGGCTCCGGATTGGTGGTGCCGCGGAGTTCGCAGGTCTTGATGCACCACCCGATTTCCGACGCAGCGATGCGTTAGCACGGCGCGCCCGCGCTTATCTTCCAGATCTCAATTTGCGCGGCGGGGCACCTTGGGCCGGTCATCGGCCTGCTACCCCAGATTCTCTCCCCGTGCTCGGTCAATCGCCGCGCCGTTCGGATGTAATCTACGCATTTGGCCACGGCCATTGTGGATTAACGATGGCTCCTACAACCGGTCGGCTCGTAGCCGATATTATAGCGGGCCGCCCGACCTCAGTTGACCTTTCGCCCTGTTCAATCTCCCGATTTGGAGCATAG
- a CDS encoding ABC transporter permease, protein MTAQSTPAAPAAAPAKAELGRAARFRRYLRRHPSVAIGGGLLTIMGLVAVLAPLLGTIDPTAISPTRRTRVPSELYWFGTDMLGRDIYSRVIYGTRVSLIVGFSVALLASVIGLAIGLFAGFVRWSDGVIMRIIDGMMSIPSILLAIALMALTRGSVGNVVIAVTVAEIPRVARLVRSVVLSLREQPYVEAAVANGARTPRIILKHILPNTFAPMSVQATYICASAMIIEAALSFIGAGIPPATPSWGNIMAEGRALWQVRPHIILFPAVFLSITVLAVNLLGDGLRDSLDPRLAKRL, encoded by the coding sequence TTGACCGCGCAATCGACCCCCGCGGCTCCCGCCGCCGCACCGGCCAAGGCCGAACTCGGCCGCGCCGCCCGCTTCCGCCGCTATCTGCGCCGGCATCCATCCGTCGCGATCGGCGGCGGTCTACTTACAATAATGGGACTAGTGGCAGTTCTGGCGCCGCTTCTGGGGACCATTGATCCGACCGCGATCTCGCCGACACGGCGCACGCGCGTGCCCTCCGAGCTCTACTGGTTCGGCACCGACATGCTCGGCCGCGACATCTATTCCCGCGTCATATACGGCACGCGCGTTTCGTTGATCGTCGGGTTCTCTGTTGCGCTCCTCGCCTCGGTAATCGGACTGGCTATCGGACTGTTCGCAGGGTTTGTACGATGGAGCGATGGCGTCATCATGCGGATCATCGACGGCATGATGTCGATCCCGTCGATCTTGCTAGCCATCGCTCTGATGGCATTGACGCGCGGCTCGGTGGGAAATGTTGTCATCGCTGTCACCGTCGCCGAGATTCCACGCGTAGCGCGTCTGGTGCGCAGCGTCGTGCTGTCCCTGCGCGAGCAGCCCTATGTCGAGGCGGCTGTGGCGAACGGCGCACGCACGCCTCGGATCATCTTAAAGCACATCCTTCCAAACACCTTCGCGCCGATGAGCGTGCAGGCGACCTACATCTGTGCGAGCGCAATGATCATCGAGGCCGCGCTTTCATTCATTGGAGCAGGTATTCCGCCGGCCACCCCCTCGTGGGGAAACATCATGGCTGAGGGACGAGCACTCTGGCAGGTCCGTCCGCACATCATCCTGTTCCCGGCGGTGTTCCTGTCGATCACCGTGCTGGCGGTGAACCTGCTCGGCGATGGCTTGCGCGACTCGCTCGATCCAAGGCTCGCAAAGAGGCTGTGA